The genomic segment GGATGTATCCGCGTGTGCCAGATTTCACGTGGGATTTCCTGCGCTGGTTGGGGCGATGGATGGTTGTCTTGCTATTTCATCTGCAATATCGGCTAGAGGTGCGAGGCACAGTACCCGACGGCGACAAAATTGCCCTTGTGGCCAACCATCAATCTCATCTAGATACGCCAACCGTCTTGGCAGCGTTACCCTGCAAGCAGCGACACAAACTGTGCGTGCTAGCAGCAGAAGATTACTTTTTTCAGCGGGTCGATCGTGCCCTAGCAGCCTCACTACTTGGTCAAGCAGTGGCCTTTAACCGTAATCTACACATCAGCCTGCGGGACTGGATGACACGCCTACGATCTACCCAGACTGGCTGGATGTTGCTCTATCCCAGTGGCAGTCGCAAAGCTACGGAAATTCAAGCAGGAATGCTGAAGCTATTGCTGAAAACCGGCTGGACGATCGTGCCTGTACACTTAGAGGGCACTGCTGAGGCATGGAGTATTCATGACCAACTTTGGAAGCCATTTCGGACGTTACGGATAACCTTTTTACCGGCTTATACAGGCGATGATATTGACCAACTCATGCAGCGACTGGAGCAGGAATTAACTTCCCCGCAACAGGTCTAGCTCTTGGCGAGCAGGGTCATAGGTGGGGTCAAAGGTAAGTGCTTGGGTGAAGGCAGCGATCGCCGCCTCTGGCTCGCCCAAGACCTTGTAGGTTACCCCTAACTCATAGGCTGCCCATACCGTCATAAAGTTCTGATCTACAGGTTCCTCGCGGTAATAGGTGCCCTCCTGTCCGAGTTGCAAACAGCGCTGAAAGTAAGGGATTGCCCCTAGGGCTAGATCCATTTCCCGCAGCAACATTC from the Cyanobacteriota bacterium genome contains:
- a CDS encoding 1-acyl-sn-glycerol-3-phosphate acyltransferase: MKFRYTPFPDVGKPLVQQLGMYPRVPDFTWDFLRWLGRWMVVLLFHLQYRLEVRGTVPDGDKIALVANHQSHLDTPTVLAALPCKQRHKLCVLAAEDYFFQRVDRALAASLLGQAVAFNRNLHISLRDWMTRLRSTQTGWMLLYPSGSRKATEIQAGMLKLLLKTGWTIVPVHLEGTAEAWSIHDQLWKPFRTLRITFLPAYTGDDIDQLMQRLEQELTSPQQV